In one window of Gossypium hirsutum isolate 1008001.06 chromosome A01, Gossypium_hirsutum_v2.1, whole genome shotgun sequence DNA:
- the LOC107916604 gene encoding serine-rich adhesin for platelets isoform X4 produces MMISKHFFHVLSIVLFLSFSFPYAHFTEIDQDSTNLHPLPVSLGSSSFSSSGSFKHSSSSHASHSFKSSHSLKSSENHGDASGHGSSSISHSSSASGSSSHSSSSSHSGSFKSSGSFKGFSSPIDSNNSKDSGLGHGDSSSSTTSSSLSGSSHSKSSNSLSHSSSSSHSGSWKGSSSFGDSNNSKDSSLGHGDSRSSATSSSLSGSSHSKSSSSLSHSSSSSHSGSWKGSSSFEDSNKPKDSSSAMTSHSSLGSGDNFSNSKGSDSSKTKSGNSSSLSGSINSMGSNSSKTFNSALGSTTSNSSKSSRSNNSKDSSSATASGSSSSLGSSKSKASGLSAHSSFEKHGGATGHGSSSLSHSVSASGSSSYSSSYSHSSSSSHSSSFKHSNSGSSRSSTNSGSNNSKDSSSDAASHSSLGQGASNKVSSSSSHSNSLNHDGSTSHGSSSLSHSSSTSGSSSKSSLSPHSGSSATNSSTNLGSDNSKDTDSTTTSQSSLNHKASSSSASSSSLSGTSNYKASGLSKNSSSSSHSGSSAANSSKNSGSNHSKDSYSTTASQSSLNHGASSSSISSDSLSGSNSSKAFGSSSDSSSFKHSGSGASNSSTNIGSNNSNDSAPTVASQSTLNHGASNSSSSSGSLSGSSNYKASGSSSNSISSSHSGSFNHFGPIAGNSSTNLGSNSSKGSNSTTASQSSLNYKASNSSTSSGSLSGSRNYKASGSSSNSSSSSHSGSFKHSGSTTANLSTNSGLNNSKDSSPTTASKSSLEHEASGSSTSSGSLSGSSDSKASGLSSHSSSINHGGATGHNSFSLSHSSSASHSGSFEHSGYFKGSGSSVDSSNSKDFGSGATHSSSSSGASGSSTSSSSLSGLNNSKNSKTSNSSLSHDASGSSTSLGSNNSKDSKSSSKSGASSSSTDSNSLSGFNNSKGSGSFQTSNSSSNLSASGSSTGSNSLSNSNNSKGSNNSKSSETSGSSSDLDASSSSKGFGSDNSQSSDSSQTSQSGSADSTTGSGSLSSSNNSKSSDSSNISNSSSSYDAHGSGSDSVSSLNNSKGFGSSKTSGSLSGTSSSVTHGSTTSTLPHSPSKGDGYSKASSSSLGSEGSKSSTSDFSVSGNSKASSAKNESASTGTNASATNGSTTFIPTSPSPGSDGPKSSTSNPSGASTTVTNGPTASTPSSSPSTGVNSFITNSHKGSGHTSSSNFAHSGSFTASGHSSASHSSGFKALGSSSGSEGSKTATSDSSVSGNSKASSTKNESASMGSNASATNGSTTFIPTNPSTGSDGSMSSISNPSGTSTSVTNGPTASTPSSSPSTAFGRSSASHGSSFKASGSSLGSEGSKSSTNDSSVSGNSKASSTKNESASMGTNASTTNGSTTFIPTSPSTGSDGSKSSTSNPSGTSTSITNGPTAFTPPSSPSTGVSYFKTNSHKGFGHTSSSNVAHSGLFTASGHSSASHSSSFKTPGSSVGIGSSTSSHSTTSNESGFKTSGSSTNTDSSENNGHMNFSSTSSPSTGTSSYHTNNPITSHHTHLGLSAHTNSFFTSSDTSTSNDVGSKNSGSSLNTSSSTPFGSSSSLSTNIGSPESNSHMASNHSNSGYSKQTGSSTTSGHSSTSNSFGSKTSSSSTNIGSTSTDGHTTTGSTLSASSGSSSRKTNSHMTSSHTKSSSSTHTGSSNHAGSLTTSGSKTSGSSTNTGSATTDGNTTTGSILSHSSGSSSHKTNSHMSFGHTKSGSSTHTGSSKHTGSFTTSGSKTSSSSTSPGSTTTNGHATTGPAMIDAHKTTSSISSHSSGSSSHKTNSHDTSAPAKSCSCTCTPTDSSNHTGSATTDGHTTTGSISSHSSGSSSHKTNSHTTSAHTKSGSSTHTSSSKHTGSFTTSGSKISGSSTNTGAATIGGHTTTGSISSHSLGSTSHNSNSHTTSTHTKSGSSTHTGSSKHTGSFTTSGHSSTSSDFGSKTSSSSKSTSSSKNNGHVTSGSTSSPSTYYGSPMTSSTTSSGHTDSDSSTSNNFGSKTSGSFRGTNSYDAPGSTNLGISSSSDISMGSGSSKSSSLENQFSGTFSKVFAFGDSYTDTGNAQSLGILKDFASAFLSSFFQTIDSNLHFEGRSSNGRLVIDFLCDSLNISLLPPFEVASKNSSINEDCGVNFAVGGSTSLSGDFFTNHKITNNLLWQGTPLGFQTQIEWFNQFVTKKACNGETIEQCKEQMGNNLIWLGQMGADDFARVIGSSISLRWLTDITLGQISKILTTVLDSGARFIVVQGLPPLGCWPLAKLLTPHFAKDEMGCSAVINKAIMAHNDLLQKTLEEFRRNYPNATIAYADYFNAFKTVMGNLTEFGFSDGSDACCGVGGGLNFNLNNLCGMDGTNTCSNPNAYIHWDGLHLTEAMNKQIARLFLLEGFCQPSFVDLIKRHQSLLQPSLQ; encoded by the exons atgatgatttcaaagcatttttttcatgttttatctaTTGTTCTCttcttatcattttcatttccatatgCACATTTCACAGAGATTGATCAAGATTCAACCAACCTTCACCCCCTTCCAGTAAGCTTGGGTTCTAGTTCATTTTCAAGTTCTGGCTCTTTTAAGCATTCAAGTTCTTCCCATGCCTCCCACTCATTTAAGAGTTCGCACTCTTTAAAGAGCTCTGAAAATCATGGTGATGCTTCGGGTCATGGCTcttcctctatttcacattcaAGTTCAGCTTCTGGCTCATCTTCACATTCTAGTTCATCTTCACATTCTGGATCTTTTAAGAGTTCAGGTTCATTTAAAGGTTTTAGCTCTCCCATAGATTCTAATAATTCTAAAGACTCCGGTTTAGGTCATGGGGATTCTAGTTCCTCTACAACTTCTAGTTCTTTATCGGGTTCTAGCCATTCTAAATCTTCTAACTCATTGTCACATTCTAGTTCATCTTCACATTCTGGTTCTTGGAAGGGTTCTAGCTCATTCGGAGATTCTAACAATTCTAAGGATTCTAGTTTAGGTCATGGGGATTCTAGATCCTCTGCAACTTCTAGTTCTTTATCAGGTTCTAGCCATTCCAAATCTTCTAGCTCATTGTCACATTCTAGTTCATCTTCACATTCTGGTTCTTGGAAGGGTTCTAGCTCATTCGAAGATTCTAACAAGCCTAAGGATTCTAGTTCTGCTATGACTAGTCACTCTTCATTAGGTTCTGGAGATAATTTTAGCAATTCTAAGGGTTCTGACTCATCTAAAACTAAGTCTGGCAACTCTAGTTCTTTATCAGGTTCCATCAATTCAATGGGTTCTAACTCTTCTAAGACTTTTAACTCTGCATTAGGTTCTACTACATCTAACTCTTCCAAAAGCTCAAGATCTAACAATTCTAAAGATTCTAGTTCTGCTACTGCTTCTGGTTCTTCTTCAAGTTTAGGTTCTAGCAAGTCTAAGGCTTCTGGCTTATCAGCACATTCAAGTTTTGAAAAACATGGTGGTGCTACGGGTCATGGCTCTTCCTCTTTATCGCATTCAGTTTCAGCTTCAGGCTCATCTTCATATTCCAGTTCATATTCACATTCTAGTTCTTCTTCACATTCAAGTTCTTTTAAGCATTCAAATTCTGGTTCTTCTAGATCTTCTACAAACTCGGGTTCCAACAATTCTAAGGATTCTAGTTCTGATGCGGCTTCTCACTCTTCATTGGGTCAAGGGGCTTCTAATAAAGTTTCTAGTTCATCATCACATTCCAATTCTCTAAATCATGATGGTTCTACAAGTCATGGTTCTTCCTCTTTATCACATTCAAGTTCAACTTCTGGATCATCCTCAAAATCTAGTTTATCTCCACATTCCGGTTCTAGTGCTACTAACTCATCCACAAACTTGGGTTCTGACAATTCTAAGGATACTGATTCTACTACAACTTCTCAGTCTTCATTAAATCATAAGGCTTCTAGTTCCTCTGCAAGTTCTAGTTCTCTATCAGGTACTAGCAATTATAAGGCTTCAGGCTTATCCAAAAATTCCAGTTCATCTTCACATTCTGGTTCTAGTGCTGCTAACTCATCCAAAAACTCAGGTTCTAACCATTCTAAGGATTCTTATTCTACAACAGCTTCTCAGTCTTCATTAAATCATGGGGCTTCTAGTTCCTCCATAAGTTCTGATTCTTTATCAGGTTCTAATAGTTCTAAGGCTTTTGGCTCATCTTCAGACTCCAGTTCTTTTAAGCATTCTGGTTCTGGTGCTTCTAACTCTTCCACAAACATAGGTTCCAACAATTCTAATGATTCTGCTCCTACTGTGGCTTCTCAGTCTACATTAAATCATGGGGCTTCTAATTCCTCTTCAAGTTCTGGTTCTTTATCAGGTTCTAGCAATTATAAGGCTTCCGGGTCATCCTCAAATTCTATTTCATCTTCACATTCTGGTTCTTTTAATCACTTTGGTCCTATTGCTGGTAACTCCTCCACAAACTTAGGTTCTAACAGTTCTAAGGGTTCTAATTCTACTACGGCTTCTCAGtcttcattaaactataaggctTCTAATTCCTCTACAAGTTCTGGTTCTTTATCAGGTTCTAGAAATTATAAGGCTTCGGGCTCATCCTCAAATTCTAGTTCATCTTCACATTCTGGTTCTTTTAAGCATTCTGGTTCTACTACTGCTAACTTATCCACAAATTCTGGTTTGAACAATTCTAAGGATTCTAGTCCTACTACGGCTTCTAAGTCTTCTTTAGAACATGAGGCTTCTGGTTCCTCTACAAGTTCTGGTTCTTTGTCAGGTTCTAGTGATTCTAAGGCTTCTGGCTTGTCATCACATTCCAGTTCTATAAATCATGGTGGTGCTACAGGTCACAACTCCTTCTCTTTGTCACATTCAAGTTCAGCTTCACATTCTGGTTCCTTTGAGCATTCGGGTTATTTTAAGGGGTCTGGCTCTTCTGTGGATTCTAGCAATTCTAAGGATTTTGGTTCTGGTGCAACTCACTCTTCATCAAGTTCTGGGGCTTCTGGTTCTTCTACAAGTTCCAGTTCTTTATCAG GtttgaataattcaaaaaattctaAGACTTCAAACTCTTCTTTAAGTCATGATGCTTCAG GCTCTTCCACAAGTTTAGGTTCTAACAATTCCAAGGATTCAAAATCTTCATCAAAATCCGGTGCTTCTAGCTCTTCTACAGACTCCAATTCTTTATCAGGTTTTAACAATTCTAAGGGGTCTGGATCTTTTCAAACTTCAAACTCTTCATCAAATCTTAGTGCATCGGGTTCCTCCACAGGGTCGAATTCTTTATCAAATTCTAACAATTCTAAAG GTTCTAACAATTCTAAGAGTTCCGAAACTTCTGGCTCTTCATCCGACCTTGATGCTTCTAGCTCTTCCAAAGGATTTGGTTCTGATAATTCTCAAAGTTCTGATTCTTCTCAAACTTCACAATCTGGTTCTGCCGACTCTACCACAG GATCAGGGTCAttatcaagttcaaacaattctaAGAGTTCTGACTCttctaacatttcaaattcatcatctaGTTATGATGCTCATGGTTCTGGGTCTGATTCTGTATCAAGTTTGAACAATTCAAAAGGTTTTGGATCTTCAAAAACTTCAGGCTCCTTATCAG GCACTAGTTCTTCTGTGACTCATGGTTCTACTACTTCTACTCTTCCTCATAGCCCTTCAAAAGGTGATGGATATTCTAAAGCATCAAGCTCATCATTAg GTTCTGAAGGATCTAAGTCTTCTACAAGTGACTTTTCAG TTTCTGGTAATTCTAAGGCTTCAAGTGCTAAAAATGAAAGTGCTTCCACTGGTACCAATGCTTCAGCGACTAATGGTTCTACGACTTTTATTCCTACGAGCCCTTCCCCAG GTTCTGACGGACCTAAGTCTTCTACAAGTAACCCTTCAG GCGCTAGTACAACAGTGACAAATGGTCCTACAGCTTCTACTCCTTCTTCTAGCCCTTCCACAGGCGTTAATTCTTTCATAACTAATAGCCATAAGGGATCTGGTCATACAAGTTCAAGCAATTTTGCTCACTCTGGTTCGTTTACAGCTTCTGGTCACTCTTCCGCAAGTCATAGTTCTGGTTTTAAAGCTTTAGGCTCCTCATCAG gttCTGAAGGGTCTAAGACCGCTACAAGTGACTCCTCGG TTTCTGGTAATTCAAAGGCTTCAAGTACTAAAAATGAAAGTGCTTCCATGGGTTCCAATGCTTCAGCGACTAATGGTTCTACGACTTTTATTCCTACGAACCCTTCCACAG GTTCTGACGGATCTATGTCTTCAATAAGTAACCCTTCAG GCACTAGTACTTCAGTGACAAATGGTCCTACAGCTTCTACTCCTTCTTCAAGCCCTTCCACAG CTTTTGGTCGCTCTTCCGCAAGTCATGGTTCTAGTTTTAAAGCTTCAGGCTCCTCATTAG GTTCTGAAGGATCTAAGTCTTCTACGAATGACTCTTCAG TTTCTGGTAATTCCAAGGCTTCAAGTACTAAAAATGAAAGTGCTTCCATGGGTACCAATGCTTCAACGACTAATGGTTCTACGACTTTTATTCCTACGAGCCCTTCCACAG GTTCTGACGGATCTAAGTCTTCTACAAGTAACCCTTCAG GCACTAGTACTTCAATAACAAATGGTCCTACAGCTTTTACTCCTCCTTCGAGCCCTTCCACAGGCGTTAGTTATTTCAAAACTAATAGCCATAAGGGATTTGGTCATACAAGTTCAAGCAATGTCGCTCACTCTGGTTTGTTTACAGCTTCTGGTCACTCTTCCGCAAGTCATAGTTCTAGTTTTAAAACTCCAG GCTCTTCAGTTGGCATTGGTTCTTCAACTTCTAGTCACTCTACCACAAGCAATGAGTCCGGCTTTAAAACTTCAGGCTCTTCCACAAACACCGATTCTTCTGAAAATAATGGTCATATGAATTTTAGTTCTACTTCGAGTCCTTCCACAGGTACTAGTTCTTATCATACTAATAACCCTATAACTTCTCATCATACACATTTAGGCTTGTCCGCACACACCAATTCTTTTTTTACTTCTAGTGACACTTCAACAAGCAATGATGTTGGTTCTAAAAATTCAGGCTCTTCCTTGAACACTAGTTCTTCTACGCCTTTCGGTTCTTCTTCAAGCCTTTCTACAAATATAGGTTCTCCTGAGAGTAATAGTCATATGGCTTCTAATCATTCAAACTCGGGCTATTCTAAACAAACTGGTTCTTCTACAACTTCTGGCCACTCTTCCACTAGCAATAGTTTTGGTTCCAAAACTTCAAGCTCTTCCACAAACATTGGTTCTACTTCGACTGATGGCCATACAACTACCGGTTCTACTTTGAGTGCCTCTTCAGGTTCTAGTTCTCGTAAGACTAATAGTCACATGACTTCTAGTCATACAAAATCTAGTTCTTCCACACACACCGGTTCTTCCAATCACGCTGGTTCTTTGACAACATCTGGTTCCAAAACTTCAGGCTCTTCTACTAACACTGGTTCCGCTACGACTGATGGCAATACAACTACTGGTTCTATTTTGAGCCACTCTTCAGGTTCTAGTTCTCATAAGACTAATAGTCACATGAGTTTTGGTCATACAAAATCAGGCTCTTCTACACACACAGGTTCTTCCAAACACACTGGTTCTTTCACAACATCTGGTTCCAAAACTTCAAGCTCTTCCACAAGCCCTGGTTCTACTACGACTAATGGCCATGCAACTACTGGTCCTGCTATGATTGATGCCCATAAAACTACTAGTTCTATTTCAAGCCACTCTTCAGGTTCTAGTTCTCATAAGACTAATAGTCACGACACTTCTGCTCCTGCAAAATCTTGCTCTTGCACTTGCACACCTACCGACTCTTCCAATCACACTGGTTCTGCTACAACTGATGGCCATACAACTACTGGTTCTATTTCGAGCCACTCTTCAGGTTCTAGTTCTCATAAGACTAATAGTCACACGACATCTGCTCATACAAAATCTGGCTCTTCTACACACACAAGTTCCTCTAAACACACAGGTTCTTTCACAACCTCTGGTTCTAAAATTTCGGGCTCTTCCACAAACACTGGTGCTGCTACGATTGGTGGCCATACAACTACTGGTTCTATTTCGAGCCACTCTTTAGGTTCTACTTCTCATAACAGTAATAGTCACACGACTTCTACTCATACAAAATCTGGCTCTTCTACACACACAGGTTCTTCCAAACACACTGGTTCTTTCACAACCTCTGGTCACTCTTCCACAAGTAGTGATTTTGGTTCTAAAACATCAAGTTCCTCCAAAAGCACTAGTTCTTCTAAGAATAATGGTCATGTGACTTCAGGTTCTACTTCGAGCCCTTCCACATATTACGGTTCTCCTATGACTAGTAGTACTACATCTTCTGGTCATACAGATTCAGACTCTTCCACAAGCAATAATTTTGGTTCTAAAACTTCGGGCTCTTTTAGAGGCACCAATTCTTATGATGCTCCTGGTTCTACAAACTTGGGCATTTCTTCAAGTTCTGATATTTCCATGGGTTCTGGCTCTTCTAAGAGTTCTAGTCTTGAAAACCAGTTTAGTGGTACTTTTTCCAAAGTTTTTGCTTTTGGGGACTCATATACAGACACAGGAAATGCTCAATCATTAGGCATTTTGAAAGACTTCGCGAGTGCATTCTTATCAAGCTTTTTTCAAACAATAGATTCAAACCTCCATTTTGAGGGTAGATCAAGTAATGGCCGCTTGGTTATTGATTTCCTTTGTGATTCTCTCAACATATCCCTGTTGCCACCATTTGAAGTGGCTTCCAAAAACTCTAGTATCAATGAAGACTGTGGAGTGAACTTTGCAGTGGGAGGTTCGACATCTCTTTCAGGTGATTTTTTTACTAATCATAAAATCACCAATAACTTGTTGTGGCAAGGCACTCCATTAGGTTTCCAAACTCAAATAGAATGGTTCAACCAGTTCGTCACAAAAAAAGCCTGCAATGGGGAAACAATCGAACAATGCAAGGAACAAATGGGAAACAACCTCATTTGGCTTGGGCAAATGGGTGCAGATGACTTTGCTCGTGTTATAGGGTCTTCTATTTCCTTGCGTTGGCTTACAGATATAACTCTCGGTCAAATCTCCAAAATCCTCACG ACGGTGTTGGATAGTGGCGCAAGGTTCATCGTGGTTCAAGGACTACCGCCACTAGGGTGTTGGCCATTAGCAAAATTATTGACTCCCCACTTTGCCAAGGATGAAATGGGTTGTTCTGCAGTTATCAACAAAGCAATAATGGCTCACAATGACCTCTTACAGAAGACATTAGAAGAATTTCGTAGAAACTATCCCAATGCTACAATTGCATATGCTGATTATTTCAACGCATTCAAGACAGTCATGGGAAACCTCACTGAGTTTGGCTTTTCAGATGGGTCCGATGCATGTTGCGGCGTTGGAGGTGGACTTAACTTCAACTTGAACAATCTATGTGGCATGGATGGCACCAACACTTGTAGTAACCCGAATGCTTACATCCACTGGGATGGACTTCATCTTACAGAAGCAATGAACAAACAAATCGCTCGTCTCTTCCTCCTTGAAGGCTTCTGTCAACCATCTTTTGTTGATCTAATAAAAAGGCATCAAAGCTTACTTCAACCCTCTCTTCAGTAG